A part of Candidatus Babeliaceae bacterium genomic DNA contains:
- a CDS encoding SpoIID/LytB domain-containing protein, whose product MNKFFMIRFFTILLLYSSFSLYSFDGKVRVLLAEYKNCSGNIFQLTSPSGFLITDLDRSVKMEIASSIITIKIDANNIYINNKKLSRSGVILSPLEGHITFEDNTYDGSFIIIKDQKDCYLINSLHIEDYVYSVLRWESWPGWPIEVNKAFAITCRTYVVAKVIEARSAHKKSRVKRWYDIKNTNIHQTYKGTHTCHHVRQAVTETCGIIMTYKKKPIVAMYDACCGGVIPAGLHGIDFVGAPYLARSYPCTYCKNSKLYSWRVEYTAKVFGERIEPQKKITIKDVVINAKDKAGIVQNIVITTAPAVSINLSGKKIYSLFGEIKSLCFSISKKSHKIVISGKGYGHHLGMCQWGARTMVAEGWDYKGILRFYYPGISWMKLEV is encoded by the coding sequence ATGAATAAGTTTTTTATGATACGTTTTTTTACGATACTTTTACTGTATAGTAGTTTTTCTCTATATTCTTTTGATGGAAAAGTACGTGTTTTGTTAGCAGAATATAAAAATTGTTCGGGAAATATTTTTCAGCTTACATCACCGAGTGGTTTTTTAATTACCGATTTAGATCGTTCTGTAAAAATGGAAATAGCTTCTTCTATTATTACTATAAAAATTGATGCCAATAATATCTATATTAATAATAAAAAATTATCACGTAGCGGTGTTATTTTGAGCCCATTAGAGGGCCACATAACGTTTGAAGATAATACGTATGATGGGTCATTTATTATTATTAAAGATCAAAAAGACTGTTATCTCATTAATTCGCTCCATATAGAGGATTATGTTTATTCAGTGTTACGATGGGAAAGCTGGCCAGGTTGGCCTATTGAAGTTAATAAAGCATTTGCAATCACGTGCAGAACGTACGTTGTGGCAAAGGTTATAGAGGCGCGTTCTGCTCATAAAAAATCACGTGTTAAGCGTTGGTATGATATAAAAAATACCAACATACATCAAACTTATAAAGGTACGCACACGTGTCATCACGTCCGTCAAGCTGTTACTGAGACGTGTGGCATCATTATGACCTATAAGAAAAAACCCATTGTAGCGATGTATGATGCGTGTTGTGGTGGTGTGATTCCGGCTGGGTTACATGGGATTGACTTTGTGGGAGCGCCGTATCTTGCGCGTTCATATCCATGTACGTATTGTAAAAATTCTAAATTATATTCTTGGCGAGTTGAGTATACCGCAAAAGTTTTTGGCGAGCGTATTGAGCCACAGAAAAAAATTACCATAAAAGATGTTGTTATTAATGCAAAAGACAAAGCGGGAATTGTTCAAAATATAGTTATTACGACCGCGCCTGCTGTATCGATTAATCTTTCGGGAAAAAAAATATACTCATTGTTTGGTGAAATAAAAAGTTTGTGTTTTTCTATTTCAAAAAAGTCGCACAAGATTGTTATTTCTGGCAAGGGGTATGGGCATCATTTGGGCATGTGCCAATGGGGTGCGCGTACGATGGTTGCTGAAGGTTGGGATTATAAAGGTATTTTGCGTTTTTATTATCCCGGTATTTCATGGATGAAGCTTGAGGTATAA
- a CDS encoding SMC family ATPase translates to MIPLKISIKNFLSYGYPAQTIDFEPYQLMCLSGKNGHGKSALLDAITWALWGQARKISGTVKADEGLVRLGQNNMSVTLDFICNNTTYRAKREFTLSTNKSYTNVEFGILDASGTYKSLTDKTIRTTQEKIEKIIGLNFETFVNSIFLRQGQSHEFSKKSPKERKDILCSILGLEQFESIKRRILDATKIYTHEKEYLDKTNTRIIQEIEHAPSITASYQTTCDTLAIIITHEHTSNKQLELLDQEKKKLDQEYSQHQLLIAQHASLLKQVHEIKKYISQESTHWRRLHHKKITAQGYSADTLFLLEKEFYALQEQYAQRISLQAQVMHTQQALNKLTTELNTLHMRTIASIENTISGHKLNANTLAQKSTDYQEKYAQLCQQETEYAQKKAILENALKNSVAHQQKLIIEEQQYEKRKNYYHKFTTKLTSLREQVTTQNTQKHSINQQSNCPLCTQELNPLLQQTVLNHFAQQEALSHHHITRLSSILTHLKELLLEQRTRIEALKKEQHNHIAYTTQYTALLEQIALLAEQKKNTHKNIQELLTKIADTQKQLQDAITLTTTTESQYEHTTKNNPDYQKLALAISELEQKITALSFDQVHYEHIKVQYDKANIYRTEYNNLQKELHGQEHRRIAIRASIEQCKMHALELKKLAQLISNSTIQERMTHIEDLCAEHKRTLNKLSEQKNGVLQQKGRLEQQQAIIAKYQEELGINQKRLLELEQQLDNLQVLAQAVGKEGIQALLIENALPELEHDANALLSKLTENQAQIHIESLKDLKNGGIKETLIINISDAMGIRPYELFSGGEAFRIDFALRIALSQLLARRAGTSLQTLIIDEGFGSQDEEGLAHIMDALHKIQDNFSKIIIVSHLASMKDQFPTQFFVHKGPHGSTVNVIHQG, encoded by the coding sequence ATGATTCCACTAAAAATTAGTATTAAAAATTTCTTGAGCTACGGATACCCAGCGCAAACGATCGATTTCGAACCATATCAACTCATGTGTTTATCCGGTAAAAATGGCCACGGCAAATCGGCACTTTTAGATGCAATAACCTGGGCATTATGGGGACAAGCACGCAAAATTTCTGGCACCGTTAAAGCTGACGAAGGGCTTGTTCGACTAGGACAAAACAACATGTCCGTCACACTTGATTTTATCTGCAACAATACAACCTATCGCGCCAAGCGAGAATTTACTTTAAGTACTAATAAGTCTTACACCAATGTTGAATTTGGCATATTAGACGCATCGGGAACATATAAATCACTGACTGATAAAACTATTCGGACCACACAAGAAAAAATTGAAAAAATTATCGGCCTTAATTTTGAAACATTTGTTAATTCTATTTTTTTACGACAAGGCCAATCACACGAATTTTCAAAAAAATCACCCAAAGAGCGCAAAGATATATTATGCTCAATTTTAGGACTAGAACAGTTTGAATCAATCAAAAGACGCATTTTAGATGCAACAAAAATATATACGCATGAAAAAGAATACTTGGATAAGACAAATACCAGAATTATTCAAGAAATTGAGCATGCCCCAAGTATCACCGCGTCCTATCAAACAACATGTGATACGCTCGCGATAATTATTACTCATGAACATACGAGCAATAAACAACTTGAGCTGTTAGATCAAGAGAAAAAAAAGCTTGACCAAGAATATTCTCAACATCAGTTATTAATTGCACAACACGCATCACTTCTCAAACAAGTACACGAAATAAAAAAATATATATCCCAAGAAAGTACGCATTGGCGGCGCTTGCATCACAAAAAAATAACCGCTCAAGGCTATTCCGCCGATACACTTTTTTTGCTTGAAAAAGAATTTTATGCATTGCAAGAACAATATGCGCAACGCATTAGCCTGCAAGCACAAGTAATGCATACACAGCAGGCACTTAATAAACTTACTACTGAGTTGAATACACTACATATGCGTACAATAGCAAGCATAGAAAACACTATTTCTGGCCATAAATTAAATGCAAATACGCTTGCACAAAAGAGCACTGATTATCAAGAAAAATACGCACAACTGTGCCAGCAAGAAACCGAATATGCACAAAAAAAAGCAATACTAGAAAATGCACTTAAAAATTCTGTTGCCCATCAACAGAAGCTTATTATCGAAGAACAACAATACGAAAAAAGAAAAAATTATTATCACAAATTTACGACCAAGTTGACGTCTTTACGCGAACAAGTGACAACGCAAAATACTCAAAAACACAGCATCAACCAACAATCGAACTGTCCTCTCTGCACACAAGAACTTAACCCATTACTACAGCAAACCGTACTTAATCATTTTGCACAACAGGAAGCGCTTTCACATCATCACATAACACGCCTATCGAGCATATTAACGCACTTAAAAGAGTTACTACTCGAACAACGCACACGCATAGAAGCACTCAAAAAAGAACAGCATAATCATATTGCCTATACAACCCAATATACTGCGCTGCTAGAACAAATAGCGCTACTTGCTGAACAAAAAAAGAACACCCACAAAAATATACAAGAACTATTGACCAAAATAGCAGATACTCAAAAACAGCTGCAAGACGCTATCACGCTCACAACAACAACAGAATCACAATATGAGCACACAACAAAAAATAACCCCGACTATCAAAAATTAGCGCTTGCAATAAGCGAGCTCGAACAAAAAATAACCGCGCTCAGTTTTGATCAAGTTCACTACGAACATATAAAAGTGCAATACGACAAAGCGAATATTTATCGCACAGAATATAATAACTTACAAAAAGAATTACACGGGCAAGAGCATAGACGCATCGCGATTCGCGCATCAATAGAACAATGCAAAATGCATGCATTAGAATTAAAAAAATTAGCCCAACTTATTAGCAATTCGACAATACAAGAGCGCATGACGCACATAGAAGACTTGTGCGCAGAACACAAACGAACACTCAATAAGCTCAGCGAACAAAAAAATGGCGTTCTCCAGCAAAAAGGCAGACTCGAACAACAGCAAGCAATAATCGCAAAATATCAAGAAGAATTAGGCATTAATCAAAAGCGTCTATTAGAACTTGAGCAACAATTAGATAATCTGCAGGTATTGGCACAAGCTGTTGGAAAAGAAGGCATTCAAGCGCTTTTAATAGAAAATGCTCTTCCAGAACTTGAACATGATGCCAACGCATTACTCAGCAAATTAACCGAAAATCAAGCACAAATACACATCGAGTCACTTAAAGATTTAAAAAATGGTGGCATCAAAGAAACCCTCATTATCAATATATCTGACGCTATGGGCATTCGCCCCTATGAACTTTTTTCTGGGGGAGAAGCCTTTAGAATAGACTTTGCCCTGCGCATCGCGCTTTCTCAACTGCTCGCCCGCAGAGCTGGCACTTCATTACAAACACTCATTATTGATGAAGGCTTTGGCTCACAAGATGAAGAAGGCCTCGCCCACATCATGGACGCCCTGCATAAAATCCAAGATAATTTTTCAAAAATTATTATTGTCTCCCACCTCGCTTCTATGAAAGACCAATTCCCTACGCAGTTCTTTGTCCACAAAGGCCCCCACGGCAGCACCGTTAATGTTATTCACCAGGGATAA
- a CDS encoding phosphomannomutase/phosphoglucomutase — protein MKSSIFRKYDIRGKINEDFILEEAYALGQSIALYFLQQLPICKKVVVGMDGRSHSEIIKNHLIQALSDSGLDVVFIGVSPTPVMYFMMHTQAYDAGIMITASHNGPEYNGLKICLGKESLSEEALQDIYRLYLNQSKIISNIAGVVSVIDANGLYVNWLVEHFAHLKNITISVAFDCANGTAGAIVPDLISAFGWHGTHRLYEDVVAVPVHPADPVIEENMRDLRQHVVIHKLELGIGFDGDCDRMAAITASGKLILGDILLAVFSKDVLKYYNNAAVVYDIKCSQIVPDLLIQWGGIPYVSPSGHSLIKKGMQKYKALLAGELSGHFFFNDRYFGYDDGIYAALRLIDIMHSTGLSLDEMVSEFPAIYATDEIRVSCPEDQKHVVIEACERYYQAKKDAELSFIDGIRIVTPCGWSIIRPSNTQAVISIRCESRHPDLLEQIKYDVCEALKGSLDQDVLYAAFFNTGDGYVAHSN, from the coding sequence ATGAAAAGTTCAATATTTAGAAAATATGACATTAGAGGTAAGATAAACGAAGATTTTATACTAGAAGAGGCGTATGCGCTCGGGCAATCAATTGCCCTTTATTTTTTGCAGCAGCTTCCCATCTGTAAAAAAGTAGTAGTTGGTATGGATGGTCGTTCTCATTCAGAGATTATTAAAAATCATCTTATTCAGGCATTGTCCGATAGCGGTTTGGATGTTGTTTTTATCGGGGTCAGTCCAACGCCTGTTATGTACTTTATGATGCACACTCAGGCGTATGATGCGGGTATTATGATCACGGCATCTCATAATGGACCGGAGTATAACGGCTTAAAAATATGCTTGGGGAAAGAGTCTTTATCTGAAGAAGCCCTTCAAGACATATACCGGCTATATCTTAATCAAAGTAAAATAATAAGTAATATTGCAGGCGTTGTTAGTGTTATTGATGCCAATGGGTTGTATGTTAATTGGCTTGTAGAACATTTTGCTCATCTTAAAAATATTACTATATCAGTAGCTTTCGATTGTGCGAATGGTACGGCTGGTGCAATAGTGCCCGATCTTATCAGTGCATTTGGCTGGCATGGAACTCATCGCTTGTACGAAGATGTTGTAGCTGTTCCCGTGCATCCGGCAGATCCGGTTATAGAAGAGAATATGCGTGACCTGCGGCAGCATGTTGTCATACATAAGCTTGAATTGGGTATCGGGTTTGATGGTGATTGCGATAGAATGGCTGCTATAACCGCTTCTGGTAAATTGATTTTGGGGGATATTCTTTTGGCTGTTTTTAGTAAAGATGTATTAAAATATTATAATAATGCAGCTGTTGTGTATGATATAAAATGCTCACAAATTGTTCCGGACTTATTGATACAGTGGGGTGGTATTCCCTATGTTTCACCATCGGGCCATTCGCTTATAAAGAAGGGCATGCAAAAATATAAAGCGCTTCTTGCCGGTGAGTTGAGTGGGCATTTCTTTTTTAATGATCGTTATTTTGGTTACGACGATGGTATATATGCTGCCCTGAGACTTATTGATATCATGCATTCGACAGGTCTATCGCTTGATGAGATGGTGAGTGAATTCCCAGCAATATATGCTACCGATGAAATACGTGTATCCTGCCCAGAAGATCAAAAGCATGTCGTTATTGAAGCATGCGAACGATATTATCAGGCTAAAAAAGATGCAGAGCTTTCATTTATTGATGGTATTAGAATAGTGACTCCTTGTGGATGGAGTATTATTAGGCCATCCAATACCCAAGCTGTTATAAGTATTCGTTGTGAGTCACGCCATCCTGATTTATTAGAACAAATAAAGTATGATGTCTGTGAGGCCCTTAAGGGGTCGCTTGATCAGGATGTTTTATATGCAGCATTTTTTAATACAGGAGATGGGTATGTTGCGCATAGCAATTAA
- a CDS encoding glyceraldehyde 3-phosphate dehydrogenase NAD-binding domain-containing protein codes for MLRIAINGFGRIGKSFLRTLIQPGRLDNKIKIIAINIGKADIKTMAYMVKYDTIMGTYQGSVECRENTLIIDGHEITLFSELDAQKLPWAALKVDWVIEASGHYACREKAVEHITSGAKKVLITAPSSDADISIIMGVNEQEYKNQVIVSLGSCTSNALLPLLKIIDDYVTIEQAYFTAVHAYTNSQHLLDVDAQAKNIRSSRAAGLNMIPSSTGASEMIGVVLPGLKNKVSGVSIRVPVADVSLLDLIYYSHKKSSQAELLSVFNTASEGKFKNILTLSDEELVSCDYRGNPSSLIIDTALVHVNNNSGKILAWYDNEWGYSQRIKDFLLYTLNV; via the coding sequence ATGTTGCGCATAGCAATTAATGGCTTTGGTCGTATTGGGAAAAGCTTTTTGAGAACACTTATTCAGCCGGGTCGTCTTGATAATAAAATAAAAATTATCGCTATTAATATTGGCAAGGCAGATATAAAAACCATGGCGTATATGGTCAAATATGACACTATTATGGGGACGTATCAGGGTTCTGTTGAGTGCCGTGAAAACACATTAATCATTGATGGGCACGAGATAACGCTTTTTTCTGAATTAGATGCCCAAAAATTGCCCTGGGCTGCGTTAAAAGTCGATTGGGTTATAGAAGCTTCGGGGCATTATGCGTGCCGTGAAAAAGCTGTAGAGCATATTACGAGTGGGGCTAAAAAAGTATTAATTACGGCGCCGTCTTCTGATGCTGATATTTCTATCATTATGGGGGTAAATGAGCAGGAATATAAAAATCAGGTAATTGTTTCTTTGGGAAGCTGTACCAGCAACGCTCTTTTGCCGCTTCTTAAAATTATCGATGATTATGTAACGATAGAACAAGCGTATTTTACTGCGGTGCACGCTTACACCAACTCTCAGCATTTACTTGATGTTGATGCGCAGGCAAAAAATATACGCTCATCGCGAGCGGCCGGGCTTAATATGATTCCAAGTTCAACGGGTGCTTCAGAAATGATCGGCGTCGTTTTACCTGGGCTTAAAAATAAAGTTTCTGGGGTATCTATTCGTGTTCCTGTGGCCGATGTATCGTTACTTGACCTTATCTATTATTCACACAAAAAAAGCTCCCAAGCAGAGCTTTTAAGCGTATTTAACACAGCTTCTGAAGGTAAGTTTAAAAATATACTTACGCTTTCAGATGAAGAGCTCGTTTCTTGTGATTATCGTGGTAATCCCTCATCACTTATCATAGATACTGCGCTTGTGCACGTTAATAATAATTCTGGCAAAATACTCGCCTGGTACGATAACGAATGGGGCTACTCCCAGCGCATAAAAGACTTTTTATTGTACACCCTCAACGTGTAA
- a CDS encoding AbrB/MazE/SpoVT family DNA-binding domain-containing protein, translating to MLKKLVKYGNSNALVFDKAILELLNISEGSVLKIRTDGVSLILTPHVQQKNIEEKISPTITHIDAVQDSVIDCIIKQYNLSPQNRDALIKELKELYAQRKALIEKTWPAYRDFAQKKEALLQKYNVTYSPEFHEECVTLQNSLIPEIAKIEDQLLNFEKNHNLNNAQAIMRPDMTLKQTIHAESMEKLKGAYADLAKKHAEARTQLASMAENPDAIHELQLMTEKSGGNLNVGTLEYATAYNEIRYKYAPKARAMDEEMTRVAKEILCGKSA from the coding sequence ATGTTAAAAAAACTCGTTAAATACGGTAATAGCAATGCTCTTGTTTTCGATAAGGCAATTTTGGAATTGCTCAATATTAGTGAAGGCTCAGTACTCAAAATAAGAACCGATGGTGTATCACTCATACTGACGCCGCATGTTCAGCAAAAAAATATCGAAGAAAAAATCAGTCCAACCATCACACATATAGACGCAGTGCAGGATAGCGTCATCGATTGCATAATAAAACAGTATAATTTATCGCCCCAAAATAGAGACGCGCTCATCAAAGAATTAAAAGAGTTATACGCACAAAGAAAAGCGCTCATTGAAAAAACATGGCCAGCCTATCGTGATTTTGCACAAAAAAAAGAAGCTTTGTTGCAAAAATATAATGTGACCTACTCACCAGAATTTCATGAAGAATGTGTTACATTACAAAATAGTCTTATCCCAGAAATAGCAAAAATCGAAGATCAACTCCTCAATTTTGAAAAAAATCATAATTTAAATAACGCACAAGCAATCATGCGCCCAGATATGACGCTTAAACAAACGATACATGCTGAATCTATGGAAAAATTAAAAGGTGCCTACGCCGATCTTGCCAAAAAGCATGCTGAAGCAAGAACGCAACTTGCATCAATGGCAGAAAATCCTGATGCTATCCATGAACTCCAATTGATGACTGAAAAATCTGGCGGCAACCTCAACGTAGGAACACTAGAATACGCCACAGCCTATAATGAGATACGCTATAAATATGCGCCGAAAGCACGCGCTATGGATGAAGAAATGACACGTGTCGCCAAAGAAATATTATGTGGAAAATCTGCATAA
- a CDS encoding metal-dependent hydrolase gives MPSYKGHLLGSFCAYTITIFIFSLCYLPLSYHAEWLLCTILGGLFPDIDIKSKGQKIFYRILFVMVCFVIAQKKFYILALLALFSCVPLMVKHRGLTHNITFVVAVLGSIIIGTALFSPHLVDAVIKDAFFFLVGAISHIWLDFGFKKMMR, from the coding sequence ATGCCGTCATATAAAGGCCATTTATTAGGATCTTTCTGCGCGTATACTATTACCATTTTTATATTTTCGCTCTGTTATTTACCGTTATCATATCATGCAGAGTGGTTACTCTGTACTATTCTTGGTGGCTTGTTCCCTGATATAGATATAAAAAGTAAAGGGCAGAAAATTTTTTATCGCATTTTATTTGTGATGGTGTGTTTTGTTATTGCTCAAAAAAAATTTTATATTCTTGCGTTATTAGCACTCTTTTCATGCGTTCCGCTTATGGTTAAGCATCGAGGGTTAACGCACAATATTACGTTTGTAGTTGCAGTTTTGGGTTCTATTATTATTGGGACGGCGCTTTTTTCCCCACATTTAGTCGATGCTGTGATTAAAGATGCATTTTTCTTTTTGGTTGGTGCAAT
- a CDS encoding GNAT family N-acetyltransferase has translation MKIFKSISILHILLVSFSISAMGPIIERYNKARDGEAIQKILKDNYETLTYEFLGQPEGTTNKYLESSKFITDVIRIDGKTIGFVNYIAYNGTFCTFHIGRYGMIHLIGIDTDYQHNGYGEMLLDHALATLKQENTPIIFLAVKTDNVKARSLYEKKNFSCNLPPAAQSHTPQLFYSLTVEVPADQLPQGNFVQRYPKTCLGITIIGIGAYMYATHWLKSALHV, from the coding sequence GTGAAAATATTTAAATCTATTTCTATTTTACACATATTACTAGTAAGTTTTAGCATATCGGCTATGGGCCCGATTATTGAAAGATACAATAAAGCACGTGATGGCGAAGCAATACAAAAAATATTGAAAGATAATTACGAGACATTAACCTATGAATTCCTCGGTCAGCCTGAAGGCACAACAAACAAATACTTAGAAAGCTCTAAATTTATAACTGACGTTATACGCATTGATGGTAAAACTATTGGCTTTGTTAATTATATCGCCTACAACGGCACTTTCTGCACGTTTCATATAGGACGATATGGCATGATACATCTTATTGGTATTGATACAGATTATCAGCATAATGGCTATGGAGAAATGCTGCTTGATCATGCCCTTGCAACGCTTAAACAAGAAAATACGCCTATCATATTTCTCGCCGTTAAAACCGACAATGTTAAAGCTCGAAGTTTATATGAAAAGAAAAATTTTTCGTGCAATCTACCGCCAGCGGCTCAAAGCCATACGCCACAACTCTTCTATAGCCTTACAGTCGAGGTTCCGGCTGATCAACTTCCTCAAGGGAATTTTGTTCAACGTTATCCAAAAACATGCCTAGGCATTACAATAATTGGAATAGGAGCTTATATGTATGCAACCCATTGGCTCAAAAGCGCGCTCCATGTTTAA
- a CDS encoding ribonuclease HI family protein → MTIKKQSHRWHLYVDGASRHNPGLSGAGVYLLKNDVPVVKQGFFLGIKTNNQAEYFALLLGVFFAQRHMGPDDILLINADSELMVKQLIGEYKIKNESLFKLYTCVKARLEGINYAVRHVMRKDNGVADKLANLGIDKKLPVPQEFYTLCSAESYE, encoded by the coding sequence ATGACAATAAAAAAACAGTCGCATCGGTGGCATCTGTATGTTGATGGAGCATCCCGCCATAATCCAGGTTTGTCTGGTGCTGGAGTTTATTTATTAAAGAATGATGTTCCTGTTGTTAAGCAGGGCTTTTTTTTGGGCATTAAAACAAATAATCAAGCGGAATATTTTGCTCTTTTATTGGGTGTTTTTTTTGCACAGCGACATATGGGGCCTGATGACATACTTTTAATTAATGCTGATTCTGAGCTTATGGTTAAGCAGTTGATTGGGGAGTATAAAATTAAAAATGAAAGCCTTTTTAAGTTGTATACGTGTGTAAAAGCCAGATTGGAAGGTATTAATTATGCAGTACGGCATGTTATGAGGAAGGATAATGGCGTTGCTGATAAATTGGCAAATTTGGGAATTGATAAAAAATTACCTGTACCTCAAGAATTTTATACACTTTGTTCGGCAGAATCTTATGAATAA